The region GGGCCAGTGGATGCCTCAATCACACTTTGAGGTACCTGGCTGGCAgtggtaagagagagagagatgtgggcagcatgcattagcgctgacattgtggcagacacgccGCGCTGCaacaataggccgcagcgttcattgagtgaccaacctctcacgatcaaaCATTAATTTAACCACCACATCCCACGGTGGCAGGGTGCGCACcacgttgcctatccagtgtgcgggcCGCACTTAAAGTTACAGACGTGAAgccacgtctacttgcccgattcaccacagctttcactctctaaccaggttcagcagtagttatactgcagctaattttttcctTTGCTCAACAGTGCCCCGCAGACGCCCCACGAGTGCCATAGCGCAAGATCGCCATGGCTCGCAGCTGCTGTGAAAGTTCTTCTAAACCAAATCACTCATGATGCAGTTGTTAGTCTTTTCTTTGAATTGAATCCTATGGGGAACCAACCAATTGTACTACTTCCTAACTTCAACCACCCATCTGACTCTGCTGGCCCGTGCAACTTTTGTATTCACAAGGAATATATACCTGCAGGGTATTAAACTTGAGACCTCAATCTGTCAAAGCTGCAGAAAAGGAATGACTGCTGACAATGCACAGCCAAGTTTATTCCCATGAACTTTCATATGCCATGTTGCAGAACCACTGCTGTGAAGCATTAAAACCATGGCTGCTAAAAAAACAACGGATGGTACTGCAGTGCACTGGTGGGATGCTCCATCTCCAGTAAACACTGCACGAATACCCTGATGACAACACTCTGCCAACAAAATAGAGTGGCCTACAAATGCTGAATGGCACCATGTGCTTCTACATGCCTGGACACAAATGCAATGGTACTGGGGATCCACAGGGACAAGAAAATGGTGTGGCCATCACTCTGGACTACTGATGCTTGGAACACTGGTTTCATCAGCTCTGATGTTAATGCAGGCCTAGCCAGGGCAATGGAGACTTTTGTGCACATGTCTAAATTTGCTCCATGTTCACATCATTTTATTAAACCACTTTGAGGCAATAGCTGCCAGTAAACCTGAATATGGAGTGTTCACTGGGACAACCTGAAAAGCCAAAATAAGCTAAGTTCAGCCACAAAGTGCTAGGTAATATGCTATGTGCATTTGGCATATGAAGACTTTACTTATATTTCACAGTGTTGTCACAAAGGATGCCAAACAGGAAAGTGAAAGTCGTTATGACTTGAGACAACTTCTCATTTCCCTGCATTTTGGAAACTTGGGTGTTTGATAACTCCAGCAGACATTCATTCATTTTCTATATGCCATTCTGTATTCTCTCCTAGACCCTACAAGGAACCGATTCATATTTGAACAACGCAATAAAACCACGGGACagaacgaagaatggacaccacaagcgctgtacTCGCAGCTAGATTTTTTTATTCATGGCAAAGGTCTCTTAAATACTAGGAACAACACAAACGTTCTGTCCcattgttttattgcgctgtgcaaatatgaatcagtaccaacttgcccagttcgcagccttaataaGGAACCGGTATCAAGCACAGAAAGCACTGCTAGCTTTTTCTAAGCAAAACAGACAATGCTTGCATCACATTCATTGACTGAGCTCAAGCAGCCAAGCTCCAGAAATATGCTTTGCTCACAGGCACAAATTAGATCTGTATGACGCACCTTCATTCAGGCAAACACAACACTTCATACTACTTGGTTGCCACTGCAAGCCTTGCACAGGTGTACGAGAGCTGCTGTGAAGCACTTGAGTAGAGCAATTTTCTGTTGAGTGCATTAGACGCACTCTTTAACAAAGTGGCTTAGTGACTATGTGAAAAATATCTCTGTACAATACTTGTGCGTGTAGTTGTGTGCATGGAAAGGAAAAAGGTTGCAGCATCGGGAGCACACATGAACTGGGCCCTTGAAACTACCTCGTTGCACCCAACAGGCTGCAGCCGGAACCAACTTTACCCTGCCTACTTCACTGCTGAGCAAAAGCTCAGCCATGTATGCACAAAGTAATCAGTATTCAAGGCTGGCACAGCAAGTAAGCTTGTTTCACTGTACACTCATTCACATGCTGCACTTCTTTCGCTCCTAGATGAACCAACGACATTTTCAGAACTGACCTTGCAACCAAACAACACACTGCCAAAGGAGGGCAAATTCCAAAACAATGAGAACCAACGTCCAAAGTTCAGCAATGCCTGAACTGCACTACCGAAAACTTGTCTGGGACCACAGCTTCTGACGCCAGCCAATGTTCCTTCCTGGCCTCTGGCAGATGAGATGCCATAGAGAATGTGCCCAGCAAACCAGGCAGCTTTCAATGAATGTGACACAGAGCAGTCACCGATGTGCGGTAGTCACTCGTGAGTGTGCAGTGAGTGGCTGGCGTTCAAGCACACTCAGGATCCTTCGAAGCAGGTTCATCTGCTCGGCATGCCTGAGGTCTCTGCGATGCTCACGCTCGTCCCTCCGCCGTTCACGCCGCTCGTGCAGCTCCTGCAGCCGGTCCAGTAGCTGCTGCTGGTCCAGCGCTGAGCTGGCCCCCCGCTTCCTGGTGGCCCGCCGGCTCATGTGGTGCTCCTCGTCGCCCATGGCGGCCAGCTCAGCGAGAAGCTCAGGATCATTGTCCTCGGCCTcctcctgctgttgctgctccgCCTGGGGCTCAGCCTCGTCCTCCTCTCCCAGCGCCATCACTTCTCTCTCCTGGGCATTTTCGAAATGCACAGGCATCACCCAAGCGGAAGAGGTCGAGGGGTGCGCTACACCCATACTGCTCAGGCGTAGAAAATGGCATTGCATTTTGGAAACGGCACAAGAGGGAACAAGACACAGAAGGCATACAAaaacgacaggaccagcgccgtTTATTTAccatatttacgcgcataatttgcgcccttgcataatttgcgcacccttaacttatcaccgggctttacaaaaaaacattttttactcgcatattttacgcaccacgctgtgctagaccaccatcatgcacgcgggctctaccctacggctctacccagtagcattcggctattccgcatgtttgttcggaaggcgttttgaatcttttgtgcactgggcgttcatggtggtgtcagaggccgctgtcacaatcgcggcggcaccagcggcatcgccactcggaacggccagcagcacTTCCGGGGAGGATTGCCAGCTGATAGAAGAgtcaacaccgctgtttgtttggctgatgcatgtgacttgactgccggctacgcttttctttgTGGCTCTGACTGCTTGcgtttggttgttcggtcgtgtcttgcgatgggatatcacaactagggccctagaaatacttgctagtctggcgTACTCCGGCTGCGGCGGGGTCTGCTGCtgaatgaccgccgcggtggcgctgcaAGCAATCGGTGTGCCTTGACAGCCACGGCGTCTGCAGTAGACGCGCACGTTTTGCCCCGCGAAACGAATTCCCTGGGTGTTTTCAGATGACTTGCGCATGcgattgcactgattttttttatttcagcttagccgtggtttttcaatgcgcagttcagtcatcggcgtagcgacgcaaacgatttttttttgcgagcAAATTTTGTGCGCGTACTCCAGAGTCTGAGGCGAAACGAACCCACTTATTTTTACACCCTATTCCCCTTTCTGAATACTGCTTCCATGCCGTATTATGTACCGtcttctgaggaatttaaataaaaatatccttgcaTCAAAAACGTTACCCACGATTCTAAACCACATGACCGTGTGTGCACGCAACAGAGCGCTATTGACAGCGGCATTTTCATTCATACTATTGATCCGATCTCAACTCCTACGAACTCTGAAGCTATAAAACACTGAACACTTCTAGATGCAcgcacaattaaaacatgtaagatgagaacctgagtcctgtaaatcatgtgctttaggcaaactgcaggaacgcattccttagtgcttaggcaaccgagttacagaagtaatgaacacaagcatgcattctaagCAGTTCTTAGAATCCCGTGCTTGGTAAAATATCATTATTAGCCCATGCTGTGTAGGTCAAATGACCTGTCAGGGAAAAGATACTCAAGGATCAGCAAtgtatagcacaaaataaaaatcattgttaaacacatttatttccatcactttcGCACTCAGGCTGCcgacatttttgtttgcaccacctCCTGGCATCTTCTCATCTTTAACAGCTTCGGCTGCTATTTTTTGGCAGCCCTCTCAACATTGATTGACTTCATGTAGAAGCGCAGGTGAAGCAGAATATAGAATTTGATTACAGTGTTAACAATTTCACGTCCATGTTTCACACAGCCCAGAGGCGAAAAATGTACATGTGCTAAAAAATCAGCGAAGTCAACTATGCTCTTCTCGTGCAACTTGTTCAGACTAAAATAAGTAGTGAAGCTGTCTTCAAGGCCGGTGATAATTATGTTATTCAAGGGGCCAGACGGATACAGTAAGCCACCATTATcaaattttgcagtgaaagctgcaatcCGATCATTTTCTGTATAGCCACTGCTTTTAAGTCGTCAAGGCTAAAGCACAGTCTATGCACTGGCTTTTTTTCAGTGGTTTTCTAGCCCGAGATACCATAAATTAACATCTCGTGGCTTTAttcctgtcacacaggcactgtCGTCAGAGGTAATACTTGTACGTGGCGCACAAGAAACCAATGCAGTTTTTACATCATGAGCGCTCCTTTATCAATTCATCTGTCGAGTCTAGGCAGCATATTCTCGCTGCACGGCTGTTTCTTCGCCACCCAAACTAAGGAATTAAGTGACCGCTTCTGGAGCACAGTTTCCCGATGGTGGTAGTTTCGCAAGATTGTAGAATGTGAGTACATTAACAGTAACCAAATACTGAGCGGCATTCCGATGGTCAAAGATCCTGATGATTGCCGAACAATGCTAAATACGCTTTCAAGTCTGTCTTGGCTCAAGTTTGCAGTCGTCACATACTTAAAACGATGTGTGCCGAGATCTGCATCTGCGACTAATTAAGTGCgctctgaattgaaacacgaAGTCCCTCTGCTATGCTGTTGCTCAAAAACCCGCCGACTGTGGCCTTTGCATGAATTTCCGACTTTGTGAGGTTTTCAAGGAActcctttaaaataaaaattttgttaactgcgggtataacgctgcttttggcacacgcgcagtcattaTCCTGATAAGCTTATTTATTCTTTTGCAAAGGATTCAGTGCCTTCCACGAAATCATAAGAGCGTCCTAACggggtgcaataaataaaaagacctTTAATCATATGATcaccaaatagctggaatgctgGAGCAACTCTCGTTTTCTCAAAAGAATTGGGATTCAGGTGCATGCTGGTGATCTTCGGCATGGCTTTAAGCTAAACACTCGATCTGGCTGTCCATTTTCTAAGCTTCTCGGATCGGTTTGAGCGTGCACCCGGCCCTTAGGTGCATTAAACCATTTGCCTGCAAATGCATTTCGCACGTTTTTAACTAGATGGTGGAAATCTGAAGGAAAGTCAGATGGCGAATTGAGCTGGCAAGATGTGGCGCTTGtcacgttgtctagacatgacgcGATCACACATACATAAGAACACACAAACTAACACACACGCGAGTCAGCGTTCATGGAtttcgcaaaaaaacaaaaaaaaaacaccagtattATGGGCTCGCGACCAAGGAGCAGCGCGCACCACTACCGCAGCCACGGCACGACCGCTCCTGCAGGCATGACgttccgaatgtgtgcagcgccccctgcgcaTTCATCCGAGGCGCGGCCAACTGGTTCCGTAGAGAGCCCCGCGCGaacggcagactagcaagtatttctagggaccctatcacaactatacggcaagtttcaaactgcttgcgtcggcaaacttgtgcgcacgtggctattctcgctggcttcgtggctccgcgccgtgataaggcgccgacaagcagtttggtcgacgctcgcgcggtattgttaaagaattgtgtggtgtgataattgatttgaTTCGTGCTTGCTAtcccggacgaagttgcgaaagcaaacttacggaatccggaactaccgaacaattggctgggcagAAAGCAGTTTTAAAgcagacgctgttttagcgtcttattcagcttcatgcatgcaccttcacgccatcccgcaaggggggggggggggggggggggaagatgtgcggcttttcatttagagtgaacatttttttcggggggcggccagcgtggggtgcgggtccgggtgctgacgtatacgcagcaacatacactatacctatattgtgTGTTATgactttgtggagttttttaagtcgtactcgcgaaatccccgcgtaatttgcgcacccccttcttcgaaccctaatttctgaataaaaagtgcgcaaattatgcgcgtaaatacggtatgttcCTTCGGTATGTTCCTTCCACATTCTTGTTCCCTTTTGTGCCATCTCCAAAATACACTACAATGAACCAGCTAATCCAAATCAGGGTATTACAAGAAAATGGCAAGGACATCTCATGTTTGATGCCACTAAGTGTGTAATGTGAAAAACCCATAGCTGTGTGCAATCTTTTTGAAGCGTGCGTAATGTATAGGCACCCCAAAATAAAGAATAGTGCCAGATATACTTACGCATCATTGTAAGCACGCTCACAGTGTCCTGCAATTGTCCCACTAATACAGCCGCCTTCTTGTCTTGGCTGATTAGTTTGTGGGGTTCAACATCCAAAAGCTATGAATAGGCTAACAGAAATGCCACAACAGAGGGCTCAAATTAAGTTCaaccatttggggttctttaactgccattgcacagcacacatgcatattttgtatttcacctccatcaaatgtGCCTTCTTCAGATCTTAGCAATACACTGCAGTGAAGTAGAGAAAATTTAGGCTTGACAGAAAATTTACACGAAAGCATATGCACACACAGCAAGCAATGTCAAACCTTTTGTAGGAATAAGGCCATCAAAATTTGTCATGCACTAGTGACACACAGTATTTCATTTCTGTATGCACATGCAGCTATTGCTTTCATTTCCATGCAAGCAGTAAGCATTGCCCATTTCTCTGCAAAGGCACCCCTTCCccaatagaccaaaaattaagattaggtgttaaaaaaattaacaaaatttCCTCACCCAGACCCCCCAATAAACAGTGTACATCAAAACTCAGTTTTCCGTCTCACCGACAGCAAGCAGAGGTCTACCCCACTAAGCACCTATTGCAATCATATCAAACTGCTGCTGCAAGCAAATAAATGATGTTTTTTAGCAAAAAGAGTAAACAGCACACATCAAATACTAGACCAAAGAAGCAGTACCGAAAGATATGGGCAAAAAGAgacacaaagcaaacacaggcAATTACTAAAGGGGAGTACCGTGAAAAATCTCAACAAGAAGACAGAGCGTTAAAATGCAGTTCTGTATGTGTCATATCTTTACGCATGAGTGATTTTTAACTGAGCTCCGTCTTAAACActtgtcagaccaacttgcccaaatatATACAGTGCTAAGTCACTGACTTCCAACTACATGTCAGAAGACAAACTAGCTGCTTATAGCAGACAGCTATTATTTTCACGAGGTATACTCTTAAGCACACGAAACAAATGTAGCATGTTAAAAGTAACCATTTAAaaatgccattttctttcctgaagtGTTTGCAAGGGTATCCTGAAACAGCTCAGGTCAGCCCTTTCGTCGCAAAGTCCCCCAACCAGGCTTCTCAATTTTATGGCTGTGGCTTCCCAGAAACTGGGCTTCAAGCTGCAGCTTGAGGCAGCCCCGCTCAGTGTTGCTGTTCACAGCATAGCAGCATCTGTGTGCATGCTCAGTGGAACACCAACTGATTTGGCGGATGTAAATCTGGTCACGTACCAGCGGTGGATTTGAAAATCGAGGGGAGGGGGCAGAAGGGAGAAATTTCCGGTGGAAGAACTGCACTGGCCTCCTCCCCCATTCCCCCTCCATTTGTGCTTGATGAAGGAAAACTAAGAAATGTATTGTGCAAATATGACAGCACCCTCCTCCCTCCAAAACATGCCCATTGAGCCACCCTTTCCACAAGTACAGCTATGcggggcgtttcacctaagatatTACACaacttttttaaaataggctttctgagttagaagagcaatTTATTCGGCATgccattgtcagcggtgtagtacatcagaatatagctaagacgtgctaactagccggCTGGTAAATTAAaattgaatagttagctttttaactattaccgcaAGGCTCCTAATTACTGAGAGGATTGTGGCGCATCGTGAGTAATatgcatatcaatttttagaacttcgaaaacgcgattaccctcggcgcggtgaccaaacaaattttggctacatcgcgccaaaatacatgcactttcgagaaacttgcaggcaaagcaacctctccagtgcatgtaagtCGTCGAAATcccaaaaatttgttgggccacagcacacaGGGtcaccgcattttcgaaattctaaaaatggAAATCGATATCATCAGAGTCCTTCAATAGCTATTGAAGGACTCTGAGTATTTACGGTGGGCAACATGCCCCTCAgtagttaaggagcctaacagtaataatgaaaagttaactattcaatattagttaaccagcctgctagttagcatgtcttagctgtattctgatgtactacgctGGTGACAATGCTATGGCTGAAAAaacactcttctaactcaaaaaactgAGAAGACACCCTGTATAGCTGCAAGAATAACCAACCACTCTATGGGTTCCTGAACAGTTACTCAAAACTGCAAGCTCATTTTCTTTACAGTGAAAGAGTGTTCAGTGCATGTCTCCTGCCTGGTTTTACATACTTTATGTCTTAAGAATAAACTGCACTTCTACGTTGGAAACAAGGCAACAGCGGGCCACAGTTACCTTTGCACCAAACAAATCTAATGTTATCAACAGGACAGTAGTGTTTGTGTGGTTTGGAAGGTGACAGAAATGACGACTACAATCAGGTGCACTTTGCGCTACATGTGAGCTCCCAAGGACATACTTGactcatttttttccttctttcctttgctTTCCACCTGTGCTATGCATAAAATTCCACTGCCATATAAGCAAGCAAGCTGCATCGGCCAGGCAGGCCAGTGTGTCAATAAAAGAATTGCACTGATGCGGTAACTTGGTGGCATCTGTGTAGATGACAGCCAATGCTCAGAGACACTCATAGACAAAACCATGCAGCTGAAGATGGAGCCTCACCACATTACGGGATCACAGACCCATGCATCACCCAACCTCTGCTGCAATGAGCAAAAAAGGAGCTAACATTTTCTCATTACTCTTGATGCAGCGATGCGTTGCATGGTTGTTAGCTTTTTAAGGGAACTGGTTTCATACTATATAAGGGGCGTGCTTTACTACAATTTCAACACTGCCATTTGCCTGGAAAAAGAAAGTCAGTGGAGAGTCTCTCAGATTGCTAGTTAATGTTTATTCGTGCTGTTCTTTCACTCGAAGCATGTTAGCTCGCAGCTCCATGGATACAGTAGTGCACCCTTTAGCTACCATCTGCATGCACCTCCACCTGGTGTTGAAAAACCCACCAGTCAGGAGAAAGCCCTGTATGATGCCCAATGTGAAACCGCAGTAAAACAAGTAGCTTGGTTTGCTGGCATCTTGTTTTGGTCAGCATACGAACAACAAGCCTCAACAAGCCAACACGAAAAGAGTTCTTGTCTGTGCTGCGCCAAACTGTAATATACATTGAGCAGGTAAAGTGAAGGGTAGGGAGGTGATGAGCTCATTTTGATGTACAAACAAgaaaagccaacagtcaacgaaaccaaagAAGGCATAGGTGAATGTAAATGTAAGATGCATGTAACTGTAATGGTAAGCTCCCTTATGCTATCCAAAATAAGGCAAGCATAGTAGGAAGGTGGCAGGTAGTCATGTGGTTGAATGAGGCTAGAGGGTTTGTGCAGATCAGGTGGCTTCAGCTGTCAGAGAACAAGGTTGATTCGAGGTCACTGGGAGAGGCCCTCCTCCTTCAGTGGACGCAGTAAGGCTGATGTCAATGATCATCATGAAGCTTCCCTTTGTTTCAATGACTCTGGGCTTCTTTCATTGGTACAAACTACAAAAGATGGCACTCACTGTGCCCTGTTCCTCTTCCATGGTGCTGCTGAGCAGGATGTGAGTTGTGCCAAGGTTT is a window of Amblyomma americanum isolate KBUSLIRL-KWMA chromosome 4, ASM5285725v1, whole genome shotgun sequence DNA encoding:
- the LOC144127897 gene encoding uncharacterized protein LOC144127897 isoform X2, which codes for MVIHVEPAESLEGSALVPVQVIPELTTPPPARSGGVEWNSNESKVLLEHYVRYVQHVGPDKKFRSKREMFKRIAEHLLEETGQQRTAEQCENRYKTIKRRKRRCAELTNLGTTHILLSSTMEEEQGTEREVMALGEEDEAEPQAEQQQQEEAEDNDPELLAELAAMGDEEHHMSRRATRKRGASSALDQQQLLDRLQELHERRERRRDEREHRRDLRHAEQMNLLRRILSVLERQPLTAHSRVTTAHR
- the LOC144127897 gene encoding uncharacterized protein LOC144127897 isoform X1, producing MAQQQQQQQTSLLKVRVEGEKEMVIHVEPAESLEGSALVPVQVIPELTTPPPARSGGVEWNSNESKVLLEHYVRYVQHVGPDKKFRSKREMFKRIAEHLLEETGQQRTAEQCENRYKTIKRRKRRCAELTNLGTTHILLSSTMEEEQGTEREVMALGEEDEAEPQAEQQQQEEAEDNDPELLAELAAMGDEEHHMSRRATRKRGASSALDQQQLLDRLQELHERRERRRDEREHRRDLRHAEQMNLLRRILSVLERQPLTAHSRVTTAHR